In Drosophila yakuba strain Tai18E2 chromosome 2R, Prin_Dyak_Tai18E2_2.1, whole genome shotgun sequence, a single genomic region encodes these proteins:
- the LOC6531605 gene encoding uncharacterized protein LOC6531605 isoform X1, whose amino-acid sequence MKMHAQYSRSTTSVTTIYITEMKTIWELVLLLLAVISSCRAVNCPWPCQCTWVVDSLYADCARRNLQTYPSFDGIPVEHLDLSGNKFLEFPSQYADIDSLLYLDLSNNYISAIGTKSLIGFTSLRTLLLANNSIDSWEALSPNEAFKYAPSLKRLGLDGNRLGSFGNGESFELLTSSSLTELGLSSCEISSIGGDQMVNQLPSLERLNLANNKLTQIAALPSRTLRVLDLSNCSIRELSGFFLDAMHNLEALNLSRNTELQFDSLSEDPILSYVLRKLDVSYCNLDSIELSGLPQLSEVRLQGNLLRVVDVNTFANNSMLEVVDLSQNVLRLLGQDAFAKLKRLKQLNLAFNEIARLDRNFIRNNDVLVELNLSRNVLQKLTKIVSNSVRTINMSWCEITSIESTALASLSVIQKLDLSNNLITDIPNFMRSETLQQLNLANCRLTTVRNNTFREFPELADLHLNGNRLTNPIPPNYFGGNKFLDQLWLGDNPWICDCHSPLFVEFYDYLTAKPAKIKDRHHLRCAAPAIFYGKLWEFACADVWILNARSSSTGEKAWSIIMLTLLGLGALVLGYACLQKYLRKRKVRQSDREYEENDDELRRIRDLNNRILMEDATPSLQHAQEISLLPSYEDALRMPKLVRPVKSMMDLSGPERARNSRKLRRSQTHADGEGSQSEAEDGLQLDSRQRFRSVEMLSNRDKERTAQYGPYRRTGYMEYNQSGSRRFSIEDSRFPAAHLKTQNLQSAEQIGNFQSYENSPYTKRKPKIAEIPPFKRVNMMADSVEFLTDPEYDEVGSKHGSPFAKRKPKPAVLPPPTMKVSAQVYTLQQSPVLELDPAIEDYFSAAKKQCSSSTIASDFQELDEPELKSLPDDNRSSTISRSDAELDLERGKRKKRKNSNSRRVSGSFSAANAAESSSSDSEHNALVHKPMRETLF is encoded by the exons ATGAAAATGCATGCGCAATACAGCAGAAGCACAACATCAGTAACAACGATCTATATTACAGAGATGAAGACGATTTGGGAGCTGGTACTCCTCCTCCTGGCGGTCATTTCCTCATGCCGGGCAGTCAACTGTCCTTGGCCCTGTCAATGCACTTGGGTGGTGGACAGCTTGTACGCGGATTGCGCCAGGAGGAATCTTCAGACATATCCCAGCTTCGACGGCATTCCCGTGGAGCACTTGGATCTGTCGGGCAATAAGTTTCTGGAGTTTCCCAGCCAATATGCGGATATAGACTCTTTGTTATACTTGGATCTGTCCAACAACTACATCTCAGCCATTGGTACAAAGTCGCTGATTGGCTTCACATCTCTGAGgacgctgctgctggccaataACTCCATAGATTCCTGGGAGGCACTCAGTCCCAATGAGGCCTTCAAATATGCCCCAAGTCTGAAGCGTTTGGGCCTCGATGGCAATCGATTGGGCAGTTTTGGCAACGGGGAGAGCTTCGAGCTGCTGACCAGTTCATCGCTGACCGAGTTGGGGCTTTCTTCCTGTGAAATTTCCAGCATCGGTGGAGATCAGATGGTTAATCAGCTGCCCAGTCTGGAGCGCCTCAATCTGGCCAACAATAAACTGACTCAAATCGCAGCTCTGCCCTCGCGAACGCTGAGGGTTCTCGATCTGAGTAACTGCAGCATTAGGGAGTTGTCCGGTTTCTTTCTGGACGCCATGCATAATCTGGAGGCCCTGAACTTGTCCCGGAATACGGAGCTCCAGTTTGACAGCCTGTCAGAAGATCCCATTCTGAGCTATGTGTTGCGAAAGTTGGACGTTTCCTATTGCAACCTGGATTCCATCGAGCTGAGTGGCTTGCCACAACTGAGTGAGGTGCGATTGCAAGGTAATCTGCTGAGAGTAGTGGATGTCAATACATTTGCCAACAACTCCATGCTGGAGGTAGTAGATCTGTCACAGAATGTGCTCCGACTCCTAGGCCAAGATGCCTTTGCCAAACTGAAGCGCCTGAAGCAGCTGAACCTGGCCTTCAATGAAATCGCCCGGCTGGACAGGAACTTCATACGCAACAATGATGTGCTGGTGGAGCTCAATCTCAGTAGGAATGTGCTGCAGAAGTTGACGAAAATCGTGTCCAATTCGGTGCGCACCATAAACATGAGTTGGTGTGAAATCACCTCCATTGAAAGCACTGCCCTCGCGAGTCTCTCGGTCATCCAAAAGTTGGACTTATCCAACAATCTTATCACCGATATACCCAACTTTATGAGATCGGAAACCCTACAGCAACTGAACCTAGCCAACTGCAG GCTGACTACTGTAAGGAATAACACCTTCAGAGAGTTCCCCGAACTGGCGGATCTCCATCTGAATGGCAACCGATTGACGAACCCCATTCCGCCCAACTACTTCGGAGGCAACAAGTTCTTGGATCAGTTGTGGTTGGGCGATAATCCCTGGATTTGCGACTGCCACAGTCCGCTCTTTGTGGAGTTCTACGACTATCTAACAGCTAAGCCAGCCAAG ATAAAAGATAGACATCACTTGCGTTGCGCTGCGCCAGCCATTTTCTATGGAAAACTGTGGGAGTTCGCCTGCGCGGATGTGTGGATTTTGAATGCCAGGAGTAGTAGTACCGGCGAGAAGGCCTGGTCCATTATAATGCTGACTCTCCTGGGATTGGGTGCCCTGGTCCTGGGCTATGCCTGTCTGCAGAAGTATCTGAGGAAGCGGAAAGTGCGGCAGAGTGACAGAGAGTACGAGGAGAACGATGATGAGCTGCGACGCAT ACGAGATCTCAACAACCGTATTTTGATGGAGGATGCCACTCCCAGCCTGCAACATGCCCAGGAGATCAGCCTGCTGCCCTCCTACGAAGATGCCCTGCGTATGCCCAAGCTGGTCAGGCCGGTGAAGTCCATGATGGATCTCTCGGGACCCGAAAGAGCTCGCAACTCCCGGAAGCTGAGACGATCGCAGACCCATGCCGATGGTGAGGGATCCCAGTCGGAGGCGGAGGACGGACTGCAGCTAGACTCGCGGCAGAGATTCCGCAGCGTGGAGATGCTCTCGAACCGGGACAAGGAGCGAACCGCCCAGTATGGACCGTATAGACGCACTGGCTACATGGAGTACAATCAGTCGGGCAGTCGGCGCTTTAGCATCGAGGATTCGCGGTTCCCCGCCGCTCACCTGAAAACCCAAAATCTTCAGAGTGCCGAACAGATCGGAAACTTCCAGAGTTACGAGAACAGTCCCTATACGAAGCGCAAGCCAAAAATCGCCGAGATACCGCCCTTCAAGAGGGTGAATATGATGGCCGACAGCGTGGAGTTCCTCACCGATCCGGAGTACGACGAGGTGGGCAGCAAGCATGGTAGTCCGTTTGCGAAAAGGAAGCCAAAGCCAGCTGTTCTTCCGCCACCCACCATGAAAGTCAGTGCCCAGGTGTACACACTGCAGCAGAGTCCGGTTTTGGAACTGGATCCCGCCATCGAGGACTACTTCAGCGCGGCCAAGAAGCAGTGCTCCTCGTCCACCATCGCCAGCGATTTCCAGGAGCTGGATGAGCCGGAACTGAAGTCCCTGCCGGATGATAATCGATCAAGTACGATCTCCCGATCGGACGCGGAACTGGATTTGGAGCGCGGAAAGCGCAAGAAGCGGAAGAACTCCAACAGTCGCCGGGTGAGCGGTAGCTTCTCGGCAGCCAACGCCGCCGAGAGTTCCTCCAGCGACTCCGAGCACAATGCCCTGGTCCACAAGCCCATGAGGGAGACTTTATTTTAG
- the LOC6531605 gene encoding toll-like receptor 9 isoform X2: protein MKTIWELVLLLLAVISSCRAVNCPWPCQCTWVVDSLYADCARRNLQTYPSFDGIPVEHLDLSGNKFLEFPSQYADIDSLLYLDLSNNYISAIGTKSLIGFTSLRTLLLANNSIDSWEALSPNEAFKYAPSLKRLGLDGNRLGSFGNGESFELLTSSSLTELGLSSCEISSIGGDQMVNQLPSLERLNLANNKLTQIAALPSRTLRVLDLSNCSIRELSGFFLDAMHNLEALNLSRNTELQFDSLSEDPILSYVLRKLDVSYCNLDSIELSGLPQLSEVRLQGNLLRVVDVNTFANNSMLEVVDLSQNVLRLLGQDAFAKLKRLKQLNLAFNEIARLDRNFIRNNDVLVELNLSRNVLQKLTKIVSNSVRTINMSWCEITSIESTALASLSVIQKLDLSNNLITDIPNFMRSETLQQLNLANCRLTTVRNNTFREFPELADLHLNGNRLTNPIPPNYFGGNKFLDQLWLGDNPWICDCHSPLFVEFYDYLTAKPAKIKDRHHLRCAAPAIFYGKLWEFACADVWILNARSSSTGEKAWSIIMLTLLGLGALVLGYACLQKYLRKRKVRQSDREYEENDDELRRIRDLNNRILMEDATPSLQHAQEISLLPSYEDALRMPKLVRPVKSMMDLSGPERARNSRKLRRSQTHADGEGSQSEAEDGLQLDSRQRFRSVEMLSNRDKERTAQYGPYRRTGYMEYNQSGSRRFSIEDSRFPAAHLKTQNLQSAEQIGNFQSYENSPYTKRKPKIAEIPPFKRVNMMADSVEFLTDPEYDEVGSKHGSPFAKRKPKPAVLPPPTMKVSAQVYTLQQSPVLELDPAIEDYFSAAKKQCSSSTIASDFQELDEPELKSLPDDNRSSTISRSDAELDLERGKRKKRKNSNSRRVSGSFSAANAAESSSSDSEHNALVHKPMRETLF from the exons ATGAAGACGATTTGGGAGCTGGTACTCCTCCTCCTGGCGGTCATTTCCTCATGCCGGGCAGTCAACTGTCCTTGGCCCTGTCAATGCACTTGGGTGGTGGACAGCTTGTACGCGGATTGCGCCAGGAGGAATCTTCAGACATATCCCAGCTTCGACGGCATTCCCGTGGAGCACTTGGATCTGTCGGGCAATAAGTTTCTGGAGTTTCCCAGCCAATATGCGGATATAGACTCTTTGTTATACTTGGATCTGTCCAACAACTACATCTCAGCCATTGGTACAAAGTCGCTGATTGGCTTCACATCTCTGAGgacgctgctgctggccaataACTCCATAGATTCCTGGGAGGCACTCAGTCCCAATGAGGCCTTCAAATATGCCCCAAGTCTGAAGCGTTTGGGCCTCGATGGCAATCGATTGGGCAGTTTTGGCAACGGGGAGAGCTTCGAGCTGCTGACCAGTTCATCGCTGACCGAGTTGGGGCTTTCTTCCTGTGAAATTTCCAGCATCGGTGGAGATCAGATGGTTAATCAGCTGCCCAGTCTGGAGCGCCTCAATCTGGCCAACAATAAACTGACTCAAATCGCAGCTCTGCCCTCGCGAACGCTGAGGGTTCTCGATCTGAGTAACTGCAGCATTAGGGAGTTGTCCGGTTTCTTTCTGGACGCCATGCATAATCTGGAGGCCCTGAACTTGTCCCGGAATACGGAGCTCCAGTTTGACAGCCTGTCAGAAGATCCCATTCTGAGCTATGTGTTGCGAAAGTTGGACGTTTCCTATTGCAACCTGGATTCCATCGAGCTGAGTGGCTTGCCACAACTGAGTGAGGTGCGATTGCAAGGTAATCTGCTGAGAGTAGTGGATGTCAATACATTTGCCAACAACTCCATGCTGGAGGTAGTAGATCTGTCACAGAATGTGCTCCGACTCCTAGGCCAAGATGCCTTTGCCAAACTGAAGCGCCTGAAGCAGCTGAACCTGGCCTTCAATGAAATCGCCCGGCTGGACAGGAACTTCATACGCAACAATGATGTGCTGGTGGAGCTCAATCTCAGTAGGAATGTGCTGCAGAAGTTGACGAAAATCGTGTCCAATTCGGTGCGCACCATAAACATGAGTTGGTGTGAAATCACCTCCATTGAAAGCACTGCCCTCGCGAGTCTCTCGGTCATCCAAAAGTTGGACTTATCCAACAATCTTATCACCGATATACCCAACTTTATGAGATCGGAAACCCTACAGCAACTGAACCTAGCCAACTGCAG GCTGACTACTGTAAGGAATAACACCTTCAGAGAGTTCCCCGAACTGGCGGATCTCCATCTGAATGGCAACCGATTGACGAACCCCATTCCGCCCAACTACTTCGGAGGCAACAAGTTCTTGGATCAGTTGTGGTTGGGCGATAATCCCTGGATTTGCGACTGCCACAGTCCGCTCTTTGTGGAGTTCTACGACTATCTAACAGCTAAGCCAGCCAAG ATAAAAGATAGACATCACTTGCGTTGCGCTGCGCCAGCCATTTTCTATGGAAAACTGTGGGAGTTCGCCTGCGCGGATGTGTGGATTTTGAATGCCAGGAGTAGTAGTACCGGCGAGAAGGCCTGGTCCATTATAATGCTGACTCTCCTGGGATTGGGTGCCCTGGTCCTGGGCTATGCCTGTCTGCAGAAGTATCTGAGGAAGCGGAAAGTGCGGCAGAGTGACAGAGAGTACGAGGAGAACGATGATGAGCTGCGACGCAT ACGAGATCTCAACAACCGTATTTTGATGGAGGATGCCACTCCCAGCCTGCAACATGCCCAGGAGATCAGCCTGCTGCCCTCCTACGAAGATGCCCTGCGTATGCCCAAGCTGGTCAGGCCGGTGAAGTCCATGATGGATCTCTCGGGACCCGAAAGAGCTCGCAACTCCCGGAAGCTGAGACGATCGCAGACCCATGCCGATGGTGAGGGATCCCAGTCGGAGGCGGAGGACGGACTGCAGCTAGACTCGCGGCAGAGATTCCGCAGCGTGGAGATGCTCTCGAACCGGGACAAGGAGCGAACCGCCCAGTATGGACCGTATAGACGCACTGGCTACATGGAGTACAATCAGTCGGGCAGTCGGCGCTTTAGCATCGAGGATTCGCGGTTCCCCGCCGCTCACCTGAAAACCCAAAATCTTCAGAGTGCCGAACAGATCGGAAACTTCCAGAGTTACGAGAACAGTCCCTATACGAAGCGCAAGCCAAAAATCGCCGAGATACCGCCCTTCAAGAGGGTGAATATGATGGCCGACAGCGTGGAGTTCCTCACCGATCCGGAGTACGACGAGGTGGGCAGCAAGCATGGTAGTCCGTTTGCGAAAAGGAAGCCAAAGCCAGCTGTTCTTCCGCCACCCACCATGAAAGTCAGTGCCCAGGTGTACACACTGCAGCAGAGTCCGGTTTTGGAACTGGATCCCGCCATCGAGGACTACTTCAGCGCGGCCAAGAAGCAGTGCTCCTCGTCCACCATCGCCAGCGATTTCCAGGAGCTGGATGAGCCGGAACTGAAGTCCCTGCCGGATGATAATCGATCAAGTACGATCTCCCGATCGGACGCGGAACTGGATTTGGAGCGCGGAAAGCGCAAGAAGCGGAAGAACTCCAACAGTCGCCGGGTGAGCGGTAGCTTCTCGGCAGCCAACGCCGCCGAGAGTTCCTCCAGCGACTCCGAGCACAATGCCCTGGTCCACAAGCCCATGAGGGAGACTTTATTTTAG